A single Euwallacea similis isolate ESF13 chromosome 1, ESF131.1, whole genome shotgun sequence DNA region contains:
- the LOC136409538 gene encoding uncharacterized protein isoform X1 produces MVFLRTVFEIDCGSGSLGATPKPFLQPSHNPSDEQMSSDAETLEDARKLIRDLRAKTRQQAQQIMAWRRAYKMQELFITRLQREKCDQLKAISSKLLLFESRLIRKQKDIAVMLNVRETLIFKQQRLIETLTSRLADNGLEIPQNEITDIDYIFPDLESLNDSDSAVVMEDPDYDNAYHIPKFRTLSSDGVTVMRSISDAMDPNLKYTSRRSNGFLRRPEILETVYSVEEDADNENQKEEKSDLSKRRESFAMRGKSNCNVDSHEEGRKKSMEETCLSVGGNRRSLDDAEQNEPDIDTYKEEGPKPANTNQVKTYNRVMSNHRSVTKPKDVKYKRINKAKSKSLEELRGRLKNWVEQGSKLPSGIPLEHSQSYA; encoded by the exons ATGGTGTTCTTGAGAACCGTCTTTGAGATTGATTGTGG atcAGGAAGTTTAGGTGCAACGCCGAAACCGTTCCTGCAACCCAGCCACAATCCCTCTGATGAGCAAATGAGTAGCGATGCCGAAACGTTGGAAGATGCCCGGAAATTGATTAGAGACCTGAGAGCTAAAACCAGGCAACAGGCCCAGCAAATCATGGCATGGAGAAGAGCTTACAAAATGCAG gaaCTGTTTATCACAAGACTTCAACGCGAAAAATGTGATCAACTGAAAGCAATAAGCTCAAAACTACTCCTCTTCGAATCGAGACTCATCCGCAAACAGAAGGACATTGCTGTGATGTTGAACGTTAgggaaactttaatttttaagcaacAACG ACTGATAGAAACCCTCACTAGCAGACTCGCAGATAACGGCCTGGAAATCCCCCAAAACGAAATTACCGACATAGATTATATCTTCCCCGATTTGGAGTCCCTAAACGACTCAGATAGTGCTGTGGTGATGGAGGACCCGGATTATGATAATGCCTATCACATACCCAAGTTTAGGACCCTAAGCTCGGATGGGGTCACTGTCATGAGGTCCATATCAGATGCTATGGACCCCAATTTAAAGTACACCAGCAGGAGGAGTAATGGTTTCTTGAGAAGGCCGGAAATCCTGGAAACTGTATATAG CGTTGAGGAGGATGCTgataatgaaaatcaaaaagaggaaaaaagcGATTTGAGCAAAAGAAGAGAGTCCTTTGCCATGAGAGGGAAATCGAACTGCAATGTAGACTCACATGAAGAGGGCAGAAAGAAATCGATGGAAGAGACTTGCTTATCTGTAGGAGGCAATAGGAG atCCCTTGATGATGCAGAACAGAATGAACCAGACATCGACACGTACAAAGAAGAAGGTCCAAAACCAGCCAATACCAATCAAGTCAAAACCTACAACCGAGTCATGTCCAACCACAGAAGTGTTACCAAACCCAAGGACGTGAAGTATAAAAGGATTAATAAGGCAAAGTCAAAGAGTCTAGAGGAACTGAGAGGGAGGCTCAAGAACTGGGTAGAACAGGGTAGCAAGTTGCCTTCAGGCATTCCATTGGAGCATAGTCAGAGTTATGCCTAA
- the LOC136409538 gene encoding uncharacterized protein isoform X2: MHKERSGSLGATPKPFLQPSHNPSDEQMSSDAETLEDARKLIRDLRAKTRQQAQQIMAWRRAYKMQELFITRLQREKCDQLKAISSKLLLFESRLIRKQKDIAVMLNVRETLIFKQQRLIETLTSRLADNGLEIPQNEITDIDYIFPDLESLNDSDSAVVMEDPDYDNAYHIPKFRTLSSDGVTVMRSISDAMDPNLKYTSRRSNGFLRRPEILETVYSVEEDADNENQKEEKSDLSKRRESFAMRGKSNCNVDSHEEGRKKSMEETCLSVGGNRRSLDDAEQNEPDIDTYKEEGPKPANTNQVKTYNRVMSNHRSVTKPKDVKYKRINKAKSKSLEELRGRLKNWVEQGSKLPSGIPLEHSQSYA, encoded by the exons atcAGGAAGTTTAGGTGCAACGCCGAAACCGTTCCTGCAACCCAGCCACAATCCCTCTGATGAGCAAATGAGTAGCGATGCCGAAACGTTGGAAGATGCCCGGAAATTGATTAGAGACCTGAGAGCTAAAACCAGGCAACAGGCCCAGCAAATCATGGCATGGAGAAGAGCTTACAAAATGCAG gaaCTGTTTATCACAAGACTTCAACGCGAAAAATGTGATCAACTGAAAGCAATAAGCTCAAAACTACTCCTCTTCGAATCGAGACTCATCCGCAAACAGAAGGACATTGCTGTGATGTTGAACGTTAgggaaactttaatttttaagcaacAACG ACTGATAGAAACCCTCACTAGCAGACTCGCAGATAACGGCCTGGAAATCCCCCAAAACGAAATTACCGACATAGATTATATCTTCCCCGATTTGGAGTCCCTAAACGACTCAGATAGTGCTGTGGTGATGGAGGACCCGGATTATGATAATGCCTATCACATACCCAAGTTTAGGACCCTAAGCTCGGATGGGGTCACTGTCATGAGGTCCATATCAGATGCTATGGACCCCAATTTAAAGTACACCAGCAGGAGGAGTAATGGTTTCTTGAGAAGGCCGGAAATCCTGGAAACTGTATATAG CGTTGAGGAGGATGCTgataatgaaaatcaaaaagaggaaaaaagcGATTTGAGCAAAAGAAGAGAGTCCTTTGCCATGAGAGGGAAATCGAACTGCAATGTAGACTCACATGAAGAGGGCAGAAAGAAATCGATGGAAGAGACTTGCTTATCTGTAGGAGGCAATAGGAG atCCCTTGATGATGCAGAACAGAATGAACCAGACATCGACACGTACAAAGAAGAAGGTCCAAAACCAGCCAATACCAATCAAGTCAAAACCTACAACCGAGTCATGTCCAACCACAGAAGTGTTACCAAACCCAAGGACGTGAAGTATAAAAGGATTAATAAGGCAAAGTCAAAGAGTCTAGAGGAACTGAGAGGGAGGCTCAAGAACTGGGTAGAACAGGGTAGCAAGTTGCCTTCAGGCATTCCATTGGAGCATAGTCAGAGTTATGCCTAA
- the LOC136409538 gene encoding uncharacterized protein isoform X3, whose protein sequence is MSSDAETLEDARKLIRDLRAKTRQQAQQIMAWRRAYKMQELFITRLQREKCDQLKAISSKLLLFESRLIRKQKDIAVMLNVRETLIFKQQRLIETLTSRLADNGLEIPQNEITDIDYIFPDLESLNDSDSAVVMEDPDYDNAYHIPKFRTLSSDGVTVMRSISDAMDPNLKYTSRRSNGFLRRPEILETVYSVEEDADNENQKEEKSDLSKRRESFAMRGKSNCNVDSHEEGRKKSMEETCLSVGGNRRSLDDAEQNEPDIDTYKEEGPKPANTNQVKTYNRVMSNHRSVTKPKDVKYKRINKAKSKSLEELRGRLKNWVEQGSKLPSGIPLEHSQSYA, encoded by the exons ATGAGTAGCGATGCCGAAACGTTGGAAGATGCCCGGAAATTGATTAGAGACCTGAGAGCTAAAACCAGGCAACAGGCCCAGCAAATCATGGCATGGAGAAGAGCTTACAAAATGCAG gaaCTGTTTATCACAAGACTTCAACGCGAAAAATGTGATCAACTGAAAGCAATAAGCTCAAAACTACTCCTCTTCGAATCGAGACTCATCCGCAAACAGAAGGACATTGCTGTGATGTTGAACGTTAgggaaactttaatttttaagcaacAACG ACTGATAGAAACCCTCACTAGCAGACTCGCAGATAACGGCCTGGAAATCCCCCAAAACGAAATTACCGACATAGATTATATCTTCCCCGATTTGGAGTCCCTAAACGACTCAGATAGTGCTGTGGTGATGGAGGACCCGGATTATGATAATGCCTATCACATACCCAAGTTTAGGACCCTAAGCTCGGATGGGGTCACTGTCATGAGGTCCATATCAGATGCTATGGACCCCAATTTAAAGTACACCAGCAGGAGGAGTAATGGTTTCTTGAGAAGGCCGGAAATCCTGGAAACTGTATATAG CGTTGAGGAGGATGCTgataatgaaaatcaaaaagaggaaaaaagcGATTTGAGCAAAAGAAGAGAGTCCTTTGCCATGAGAGGGAAATCGAACTGCAATGTAGACTCACATGAAGAGGGCAGAAAGAAATCGATGGAAGAGACTTGCTTATCTGTAGGAGGCAATAGGAG atCCCTTGATGATGCAGAACAGAATGAACCAGACATCGACACGTACAAAGAAGAAGGTCCAAAACCAGCCAATACCAATCAAGTCAAAACCTACAACCGAGTCATGTCCAACCACAGAAGTGTTACCAAACCCAAGGACGTGAAGTATAAAAGGATTAATAAGGCAAAGTCAAAGAGTCTAGAGGAACTGAGAGGGAGGCTCAAGAACTGGGTAGAACAGGGTAGCAAGTTGCCTTCAGGCATTCCATTGGAGCATAGTCAGAGTTATGCCTAA
- the MBD-like gene encoding methyl-CpG-binding domain protein 2, which produces MSAIPLGITIEKTKYECAPPAKRFHKEEALRKTGLQVGKADLYYNRNMRNDASLVPPIRQTASIFKQPVTVFKTQESKVKADYKNGNQEKPKQLFWEKRLEGLRACDIDGVEFEAMQLPKGLKPVGPNVTEETIIQSVATALHVSSSSVTGQTGSKSSLEKNPGVFLDPKQPLVQAVNVSEEDIKRQEDRVAVVRKKLQDALKD; this is translated from the exons atgagTGCAATTCCTTTGGGAATTACCATTGAAAAGACGAAATATGAGTGCGCCCCACCGGCGAAACGATTCCACAAAGAAGAGGCGCTACGCAAGACCGGTTTGCAGGTCGGCAAAGCCGATTTGTATTATAACAGAAATATGAGGAACGACGCCTCTTTGGTGCCCCCCATACGACAAACGGCTTCAATTTTTAAGCAGCCCGTTACAGTTTTCAAGACGCAGGAGAGCAAAGTTAAAGCAG ACTATAAGAATGGTAATCAAGAGAAACCAAAACAACTCTTCTGGGAAAAACGCCTGGAAGGATTGCGGGCTTGTGACATTGATGGTGTGGAATTTGAAGCCATGCAACTTCCTAAAGGACTGAAACCTGTAGGGCCTAATGTCACTGAAGAGACTATAATTCAAAGTGTGGCTACTGCCCTGCATGTATCCTCAAGTTCTGTTACGG GACAAACAGGATCCAAATCGTCACTGGAAAAAAATCCTGGGGTTTTCCTCGATCCCAAACAGCCTTTGGTGCAGGCAGTAAACGTTTCTGAAGAGGACATCAAAAGACAGGAGGATAGGGTTGCTGTTGTGCGCAAAAAGCTGCAGGACGCCTTAAAGGATTAG